The Roseibium alexandrii DFL-11 genome window below encodes:
- a CDS encoding 7-cyano-7-deazaguanine synthase, with amino-acid sequence MSSGATQIWIPERSIEVVESGGAASCGWVPFDLGRDFEFSTEALETYAFASWEPLIYDAMVVAAAIEYGDRILKRPPRGWARRISLRIPVHDPDRWNESELSEALLDTAGFLTGDYWSVEFVARAKAAPSPQSAYLNLPVATEAIMAFSDGMDSRAVAGLIGSGLGPKLVRVRVGSNDIGRPDKKNRREPFTMVPYDVPCNMPNREASARSRGFKFALISGIAAYLSGASEIIIPESGQGAIGPAIAPVVHAYPDYRNHPRFTQRMERLLKALFGKEIRYVFPRLWNTKGETLRSFATLPEGSNWHTTRSCWRSNRWCSVNGKRRQCGVCAACMLRRLSVHAAGLTEADDAYVCTDLTAASLDEAVDRDFTRMTPAYRQYAIAGVLHLDHLADLASKDGLPVVRRHAALLGPALGLGKEQTKESLTRMLSEHTGEWKEFVRSMGSNSFVRQWVRAGL; translated from the coding sequence ATGAGTTCCGGTGCCACTCAAATCTGGATTCCTGAAAGGTCGATCGAAGTCGTCGAAAGCGGGGGCGCTGCGTCCTGTGGCTGGGTTCCCTTCGATCTCGGGCGGGATTTCGAGTTTTCTACCGAAGCCCTTGAGACCTATGCTTTCGCAAGCTGGGAGCCCCTCATCTATGACGCCATGGTCGTCGCGGCGGCGATCGAATATGGCGACAGGATATTGAAGCGACCCCCGAGGGGATGGGCGCGCCGAATTTCGCTGCGTATTCCTGTCCATGACCCCGATCGATGGAATGAAAGCGAGCTGTCGGAGGCCTTGCTTGATACTGCGGGCTTCCTGACGGGCGATTACTGGTCGGTCGAGTTTGTCGCCCGAGCCAAGGCGGCGCCGTCCCCGCAAAGTGCCTACCTGAATCTGCCCGTGGCGACCGAAGCGATAATGGCGTTCAGCGACGGAATGGATTCACGCGCCGTAGCGGGGCTGATCGGTTCGGGGCTGGGACCAAAGCTCGTGCGCGTCCGCGTGGGCAGCAACGATATCGGGCGGCCGGACAAGAAGAACCGGCGCGAACCCTTTACCATGGTTCCCTATGACGTTCCCTGCAATATGCCAAACAGGGAAGCCAGCGCGCGGAGTCGCGGGTTCAAGTTTGCTCTGATAAGTGGCATTGCGGCGTATCTGTCCGGCGCGAGCGAAATCATCATCCCCGAAAGCGGGCAGGGTGCCATTGGACCAGCCATCGCTCCCGTCGTTCATGCCTATCCGGACTACCGGAACCATCCGCGGTTCACGCAAAGGATGGAGCGGCTGCTGAAAGCGCTTTTCGGGAAGGAAATCCGCTACGTTTTCCCGCGGTTGTGGAACACGAAAGGGGAAACCTTGCGGTCGTTCGCTACCCTTCCCGAAGGAAGCAACTGGCATACGACGCGGTCGTGCTGGAGAAGCAACCGCTGGTGTTCGGTCAACGGCAAGAGGCGTCAATGCGGGGTTTGCGCTGCCTGTATGTTGCGGCGGCTAAGCGTCCACGCGGCCGGTCTAACCGAGGCAGACGACGCCTATGTCTGCACTGATTTGACGGCTGCCAGTCTGGATGAGGCCGTCGACCGCGACTTTACGAGGATGACTCCCGCCTACCGCCAGTATGCGATTGCGGGTGTCTTGCACTTGGATCATTTGGCCGACTTGGCGTCCAAAGATGGCCTCCCCGTCGTTCGCCGCCATGCCGCCTTGCTCGGGCCGGCACTCGGGCTGGGCAAAGAGCAAACTAAAGAATCTCTGACGCGGATGCTGTCGGAACATACCGGTGAATGGAAGGAGTTCGTTCGTTCGATGGGAAGTAATTCTTTTGTCAGGCAGTGGGTACGGGCAGGCCTATGA
- a CDS encoding XRE family transcriptional regulator — translation MSAMIESLPDSEIGERLRIAREAAGLTQAAAAEKICVARTTIVAIERGQRRIKTNELQELCSHYGTSANAILRQEAVHLDMVPRFRKLAQSADDAAERAAGLLNDLVSAEVELENALGIKRVRNYPPERPILPGDVRQQAEQDAQDLRDWMGLGAGPVLDIVSLLDLQLGIRVYVRPLDGKISGLFAYNEAVGACMLLNAAHPVGRIIQTGAHELGHFNSARRQPEILTEGEVPHSREERYADHFGRCFVTPARAVRQRFAEITAGQSHLTRRHIILLASAFGVAREAIVRRLEELRIAKHGTWDWFQANGGITDEQARQVLGELPVRGSSLLEAQGAVPPRLALLAREAWKRGFYSEGQLARLLKLDRHEVRELLDGVENEESEANELVKLPY, via the coding sequence ATGAGCGCAATGATAGAAAGCCTGCCAGACAGTGAAATCGGGGAGCGGCTGCGCATCGCGCGCGAGGCCGCCGGACTAACGCAGGCTGCCGCTGCCGAAAAAATCTGTGTTGCGCGCACGACTATCGTTGCCATCGAACGGGGACAGCGCCGTATTAAGACGAACGAGCTGCAAGAGCTCTGTTCGCATTACGGAACTTCCGCGAATGCTATCCTCCGGCAGGAAGCCGTCCATCTGGATATGGTGCCGAGGTTCCGCAAGCTTGCCCAAAGTGCGGACGACGCTGCCGAGCGCGCGGCCGGCCTTCTTAACGATCTGGTCAGCGCCGAAGTCGAACTTGAAAACGCGCTCGGCATCAAGCGTGTGCGTAACTACCCTCCCGAACGGCCTATCTTGCCGGGCGATGTCCGGCAGCAGGCGGAGCAGGACGCGCAGGACCTTCGTGACTGGATGGGGCTCGGGGCGGGACCGGTTCTCGATATTGTATCGTTGCTTGATCTCCAGCTTGGCATAAGGGTCTATGTCCGGCCTCTGGACGGGAAGATTTCGGGGCTGTTCGCCTATAACGAGGCAGTGGGCGCGTGCATGCTACTCAATGCCGCTCATCCGGTCGGTCGCATCATTCAAACCGGCGCTCACGAACTCGGTCATTTCAACTCGGCAAGACGGCAACCAGAGATCCTAACGGAAGGCGAAGTACCGCACTCCCGAGAAGAGCGCTATGCAGACCATTTCGGACGTTGCTTCGTCACTCCTGCACGGGCGGTGAGACAACGCTTTGCTGAAATCACTGCCGGACAAAGCCATCTCACGCGCCGGCACATAATCCTTTTGGCAAGCGCCTTCGGGGTCGCCCGTGAGGCCATTGTTCGCAGGCTTGAAGAATTGAGGATTGCCAAGCACGGCACCTGGGACTGGTTTCAGGCCAATGGCGGGATCACCGACGAGCAGGCGCGTCAAGTGCTGGGGGAACTTCCTGTCCGCGGCAGCAGTCTTCTTGAAGCACAAGGGGCGGTGCCGCCGCGGCTGGCGCTGCTCGCGCGCGAAGCGTGGAAGCGCGGCTTCTATAGCGAAGGGCAGCTAGCGCGCCTTCTCAAGCTCGATCGCCATGAGGTACGGGAGCTGCTGGACGGAGTCGAAAACGAGGAAAGCGAGGCCAATGAGCTTGTCAAGCTTCCTTACTAA